GATGTGGGGAACATCTATGGCCAAAGTAATCGGTATCGACCTCGGCACGACCAACAGCTGCGTTGCAGTGATGGATGGCGGCAAGCCCAAGGTAATTGAAAATGCAGAAGGCGCGCGGACCACTCCGTCGATCGTCGCCTTCACCAAGGATGGGGAACGTCTGATCGGTCAGCCGGCCAAGCGCCAGGCAGTGACCAACCCCGACAACACGATTTTCGCGGTGAAGCGCCTGATCGGCCGCCGCTACGACGACCCGGTGACCAAGAAGGACACCGAGCTGGTCCCGTACACCATTGCCAAGGGCAAGAACGGCGACGCCTGGGTCAAGGCCGGCGGCGAAGACTATTCGCCCAGTCAGATCTCTGCGTTCATCCTGCAAAAGATGAAGGAAACCGCCGAGAGCTATCTCGGTGAGACCGTCACGCAGGCCGTCATCACGGTCCCGGCCTACTTCAACGACGCCCAGCGCCAGGCGACCAAGGACGCCGGCCAGATCGCGGGCCTCGAAGTCCTGCGCATCATCAACGAGCCGACTGCGGCTGCGCTGGCCTATGGCCTCGAGAAGAACGACGGCAAGACCATCGCGGTTTATGACCTTGGCGGCGGCACCTTCGACGTCTCGATCCTCGAGATCGGCGACGGCGTGTTCGAGGTGAAGTCGACCAACGGCGACACCTTCCTCGGCGGTGAAGACTTTGACTCCAAGCTGGTCGAATGGCTGGCCGACAGGTTCAAAGCCAAGGAAAACATGGACCTGAAGACCGACAAGCTCGCTCTTCAGCGCCTGAAGGAAGCGGCTGAGAAGGCCAAGATCGAGCTTTCGAGCACGGCCACGACCGAAATCAACCTGCCCTTCATCACCGCTCGCATGGAAGGCGGCAGCACCACTCCGCTGCACCTCGTCGAAACGGTGACCCGTGCCGACCTCGAAAAGATGGTCGCTGGGCTGATCGAGCGCACCAAGGAACCGATGAAGAAGGCGCTCGCCGACGCCGGCCTCAAGGCCAGCGACATCGACGATGTGGTCATGGTCGGCGGCATGACGCGCATGCCCAAGGTTCGCGAGACGGTGAAGGAATTCTTCGGCAAGGAACCGCATGTCGGCGTGAACCCGGACGAAGTCGTGGCCATGGGCGCCGCGATCCAGGCCGGCGTGCTTCAAGGCGACGTCAAGGACGTGCTGCTGCTCGACGTGACCCCGCTTTCGCTGGGTATCGAAACGCTGGGCGGCATCATGACCAAGATGATCGACCGCAACACCACGATCCCGACCAAGAAGAGCCAGGTCTACTCGACTGCCGAGGACAACCAGCAGGCGGTGACGATCCGCGTGTTCCAGGGCGAGCGCGAGATGGCGGGCGACAACAAGTTGCTCGGCCAGTTTGACCTCGTCGGCATTCCTTCGGCCCCGCGTGGCGTGCCGCAGATCGAAGTCACGTTCGACATCGACGCCAACGGCATCGTCAACGTCAGTGCCAAGGACAAGGGCACCGGCAAGGAACAGCAGATCCGCATCCAGGCTTCGGGCGGTCTCAGCGATTCCGACATCGACCAGATGGTCCAGGACGCGGAGAAGTTCGCCGAAGAGGACAAGAAGCGGCGCGAATCGGCGGAAGCCAAGAACAACGCCGACAGCCTGGTTCACGCAACCGAGAAGCAGCTTGAGGAACACGGCGACAAGATCGACGGTGGCCTCAAGTCAGAGATCGAGGCGGCACT
Above is a genomic segment from Altererythrobacter sp. Root672 containing:
- the dnaK gene encoding molecular chaperone DnaK; this translates as MAKVIGIDLGTTNSCVAVMDGGKPKVIENAEGARTTPSIVAFTKDGERLIGQPAKRQAVTNPDNTIFAVKRLIGRRYDDPVTKKDTELVPYTIAKGKNGDAWVKAGGEDYSPSQISAFILQKMKETAESYLGETVTQAVITVPAYFNDAQRQATKDAGQIAGLEVLRIINEPTAAALAYGLEKNDGKTIAVYDLGGGTFDVSILEIGDGVFEVKSTNGDTFLGGEDFDSKLVEWLADRFKAKENMDLKTDKLALQRLKEAAEKAKIELSSTATTEINLPFITARMEGGSTTPLHLVETVTRADLEKMVAGLIERTKEPMKKALADAGLKASDIDDVVMVGGMTRMPKVRETVKEFFGKEPHVGVNPDEVVAMGAAIQAGVLQGDVKDVLLLDVTPLSLGIETLGGIMTKMIDRNTTIPTKKSQVYSTAEDNQQAVTIRVFQGEREMAGDNKLLGQFDLVGIPSAPRGVPQIEVTFDIDANGIVNVSAKDKGTGKEQQIRIQASGGLSDSDIDQMVQDAEKFAEEDKKRRESAEAKNNADSLVHATEKQLEEHGDKIDGGLKSEIEAALAETKTAIDGGDVEAIKAKAQALTDLAMKMGQQIYEKEQASAASPSADAPSDGDAGGEEVVDAEFSEVDEDNKG